One part of the Rutidosis leptorrhynchoides isolate AG116_Rl617_1_P2 chromosome 1, CSIRO_AGI_Rlap_v1, whole genome shotgun sequence genome encodes these proteins:
- the LOC139899799 gene encoding secreted RxLR effector protein 161-like, whose protein sequence is MATPMAINVKLTLEGEGEPFDSTKYRGMIGSLLYLMTSWPDFMFSVCLCARFQENPKTSHVEAVKRIFRYLKGTMHLGLWYPKFTGVDIMCFANSNHGGSMIDRKSTSGVCAFEGRLCLTSWFPKKQTFVALFTTEAEYVAMRKACEWVGNDGTYSAKVPADHARSNYDRPCRQSPGV, encoded by the exons atGGCGACTCCTATGGCAATAAATGTGAAACTTACTTTAGAAGGAGAAGGAGAACCGTTTGATAGCACTAAATATAGGGGAATGATTGGATCCCTTCTATATTTAATGACAAGTTGGCCTGATTTCATGTTTAGTGTGTGCTTGTGTGCAAGATTTCAAGAAAATCCAAAGACGTCACATGTTGAGGCCGTCAAAAGGATCTTTAGATACTTAAAGGGGACAATGCATCTTGGGTTATGGTATCCAAAGTTCACCGGGGttgatattatgtgctttgcgAATTCCAATCATGGAGGGTCAAtgattgatagaaagagcacaagtGGAGTATGCGCGTTCGAGGGTCGTCTTTGCTTAACATCATGGTTCCCGAAGAAGCAAACGTTCGTTGCATTGtttaccaccgaagccgaatatgtagCTATGAGAAAAGCATGT gaatgggttgggaatgatggaacataCTCCGCAAAAGTTCCTGCAGATCACGCACGGTCGAACTACGATCGACCGTGTAGGCAATCGCCTGGTGTCTGA